A region of Oscillatoria salina IIICB1 DNA encodes the following proteins:
- a CDS encoding iron uptake porin has protein sequence MSKLLWKSLLVNPIGILGATLMLSSAAIAAENTTSAEIVQPQTTATQEIAAAETIQDSVSASSIELPELAVTEDSSSPATELNFAVTEEKPVAQVPPAINSGENYQDLLDQLDRYGNEGRGNSIDQITNVNQLRDVSPSDWAYEALRNLVNNYGCIQGYPDGTYRGNRALTRYEFAAGLNACLEVLAARIRESGGGVVTPPPIDEEDLIVLRRLIQEFEAELATLGTRVDDLEARVAFLEDNQFSTTTKLNGEVIFALTDTFYDDRSSNNTVLGDRVRLDFVTSFTGRDELHTRLATGNLNTFNVEGTNSATATQTFNLGANGNDVVVDWAAYYFPLFGDSQGYLAAAGGIHSDYAPTLNPYFEDFDGGDGALSTFASENPIYRIGGGAGAAISFAFSPLESILGPSTVTIGYLAGTADNPGEDTGLFNGSFAALGQINFNLSDRFGLGLTYVHGYHNAFSAIFGAGAPGDASRFSYSSGIVGTPAANNIGNGRPVVTNSYGAEVAFRLSDRISISGFATYTDAIVIGRGDGEIWTYGGGIAFPDFIKEGSVLGIFAGVQPYVHELDGLGLDDAGDELPLHIEGFYKYQLTDNISLTPGVIWQRAPNEEERDVLIGTIRTTFNF, from the coding sequence ATGTCAAAATTACTTTGGAAATCGCTGCTAGTGAATCCAATAGGAATATTAGGGGCAACACTAATGTTGTCATCCGCAGCGATCGCCGCAGAAAATACAACTTCTGCTGAAATAGTCCAGCCCCAGACAACAGCAACACAAGAAATAGCGGCTGCTGAAACAATTCAGGACTCAGTTAGTGCTAGTTCCATAGAACTGCCAGAGTTAGCAGTTACCGAAGATAGTTCATCTCCAGCAACAGAATTGAATTTTGCTGTTACCGAAGAAAAACCTGTTGCTCAAGTACCTCCGGCGATTAATTCTGGGGAAAATTACCAAGATTTATTAGACCAACTCGATCGCTACGGCAACGAAGGCAGAGGTAACTCAATCGACCAAATTACCAACGTCAATCAGTTGCGAGACGTTTCTCCTAGCGATTGGGCTTACGAAGCATTGCGGAACTTGGTCAATAACTACGGGTGTATCCAAGGCTATCCAGACGGAACTTATCGCGGTAACAGAGCTTTAACTCGCTACGAATTTGCCGCAGGTTTAAATGCTTGTTTGGAGGTTTTAGCAGCACGAATTCGTGAAAGCGGCGGCGGAGTAGTAACTCCCCCACCCATTGACGAAGAAGACTTAATCGTTCTGCGACGACTGATTCAAGAATTTGAAGCTGAATTAGCTACGTTAGGAACTAGGGTAGACGACCTCGAAGCCCGTGTAGCCTTCTTAGAAGACAACCAGTTCTCGACAACTACCAAGTTAAATGGTGAAGTAATCTTCGCGCTTACTGATACTTTCTACGACGATCGCTCGTCGAACAACACAGTTCTGGGCGACAGGGTACGTTTAGACTTTGTTACCAGTTTCACAGGTCGCGATGAACTACATACCCGTCTGGCAACTGGAAACTTAAACACTTTCAATGTTGAGGGTACTAACTCAGCTACAGCAACTCAGACTTTTAACTTAGGAGCTAATGGTAATGATGTTGTGGTAGATTGGGCAGCTTACTACTTCCCTCTGTTTGGCGATTCCCAAGGATATTTGGCTGCTGCGGGCGGTATTCATAGCGACTACGCACCAACGCTAAATCCTTACTTTGAAGACTTTGATGGTGGTGACGGGGCGCTTTCTACCTTCGCTAGTGAAAACCCGATCTACAGAATTGGTGGTGGTGCAGGTGCAGCGATTAGCTTTGCTTTTTCACCGTTAGAAAGCATTCTCGGACCTTCGACAGTAACTATTGGTTACTTAGCAGGAACAGCCGATAATCCTGGTGAAGATACAGGTTTGTTCAATGGTAGCTTTGCTGCTCTCGGACAAATCAACTTTAACCTCAGCGATCGCTTTGGGCTGGGTCTGACTTACGTCCACGGTTATCACAATGCCTTTAGTGCTATCTTTGGTGCAGGCGCTCCTGGAGATGCTTCCCGATTTTCATACAGTTCAGGGATAGTAGGTACTCCCGCAGCGAATAATATTGGTAATGGTCGCCCGGTTGTAACTAATAGTTATGGTGCAGAGGTAGCTTTCCGACTCAGCGATCGCATCTCAATTAGCGGCTTTGCTACTTACACCGACGCAATTGTTATCGGTCGCGGTGATGGCGAAATTTGGACTTATGGCGGCGGTATTGCCTTCCCCGACTTCATTAAAGAAGGAAGTGTTTTAGGTATCTTCGCTGGGGTACAACCTTATGTACACGAACTGGATGGTTTAGGCTTAGATGATGCAGGTGACGAACTACCTCTCCACATCGAAGGTTTCTATAAGTACCAATTAACCGACAATATCAGCCTCACTCCTGGTGTCATTTGGCAACGCGCCCCGAACGAAGAAGAAAGGGATGTACTGATTGGTACTATCAGAACTACTTTCAATTTCTAG